In one Thermaerobacter sp. PB12/4term genomic region, the following are encoded:
- a CDS encoding acyl-CoA dehydrogenase family protein: MQATHLNLLDLGDEYRQVVEITRDLIRRLEPQRSEFLRQIFEEQRFPEAMWEQMAEAGLLGLLIPEEYGGTGLGLLALTLVMEELASAGYGNALVVVTSMDTTAILRGGSEEQKQRWLPRIADGTLKLAFAITEPESGTNSFRMKTEARKEGGVYRLRGEKGWITGADVADMILVVARTIPYAVLKEQGLPRTYGLGLFLVDRHAPGLHLYPMNTAGIEGYRQFRLVFDDVEVPADHLIGAEHMGAQVLFFALNPERILAAATGIGLTEHVLRRAAEYARQRKVFGDRPIGSYQAVQHPLARIRVMQEAARLLTYRAAQAFDRQISPERVGTWANMAKYLASETAIAAVDRAIQTFGGQGFVKENQLIHLWTSARLLRTAPINNEMVLNFIAEHELELPRSY, translated from the coding sequence TTCGAGGAGCAGCGCTTCCCCGAGGCCATGTGGGAGCAGATGGCCGAGGCGGGCCTGCTGGGCCTGCTGATCCCCGAGGAGTACGGCGGCACGGGGCTCGGCCTGCTGGCCCTGACCCTGGTGATGGAGGAACTGGCCAGCGCCGGCTACGGCAACGCCCTGGTGGTGGTGACCAGCATGGACACCACCGCCATCCTCCGCGGGGGCAGCGAGGAGCAGAAGCAGCGGTGGCTGCCCCGCATCGCCGACGGCACCCTCAAGCTGGCCTTCGCCATCACCGAGCCCGAGAGCGGCACCAACAGCTTCCGCATGAAGACCGAGGCCCGCAAGGAGGGCGGGGTCTACCGGCTGCGGGGCGAAAAGGGCTGGATCACCGGGGCCGACGTGGCCGACATGATCCTGGTGGTGGCCCGGACCATCCCCTATGCCGTCCTGAAGGAGCAGGGCCTGCCCCGGACCTACGGCCTGGGGCTGTTCCTGGTAGATCGCCACGCCCCCGGCCTGCACCTGTATCCCATGAACACCGCCGGCATCGAGGGCTACCGCCAGTTCCGCCTGGTGTTCGATGACGTGGAGGTGCCCGCCGACCACCTGATCGGCGCCGAACACATGGGCGCCCAGGTGCTGTTCTTCGCCCTGAATCCCGAGCGCATCCTGGCCGCCGCCACGGGCATCGGGTTGACCGAGCACGTGCTGCGGCGGGCCGCCGAGTATGCCCGCCAGCGCAAGGTGTTCGGCGACCGGCCCATCGGCTCGTACCAGGCCGTCCAGCACCCCCTGGCCCGGATCCGGGTGATGCAGGAGGCGGCCAGGCTGCTCACCTACCGGGCCGCCCAGGCCTTCGACCGGCAGATCTCGCCGGAGCGGGTGGGCACCTGGGCCAACATGGCCAAGTACCTGGCCTCGGAGACCGCCATCGCAGCCGTCGACCGGGCCATCCAGACCTTCGGCGGGCAGGGCTTCGTCAAGGAGAACCAGCTGATCCACCTCTGGACCTCGGCGCGGCTGCTGCGCACGGCGCCCATCAACAACGAGATGGTGCTCAACTTCATCGCCGAGCACGAGCTGGAACTGCCGCGCTCGTATTGA
- a CDS encoding SDR family oxidoreductase has translation MSFAGKVALVTGASRGIGEAVARTLGGEGATVFVHFKQREEDARQVAEAIARDGGRGIPVQADLEDPQAVAAMMDRIREEAGVLDILVANAAATAFKPLLAVGPHNIQRTFAITIQAFIQMVQAAVPLMQGRAGKIVAVSGYDSIRFIPGHGILGAAKAAMESLVRYLAVELAPLGINVNAVCPGPVETDSARFYAGDRWHEVAARLVAATPRKRVATPEDVARIIRFLCTDDAGWLCGQTLVCDGGLTLDGGATLFGMA, from the coding sequence ATGAGCTTTGCCGGCAAGGTGGCCCTGGTGACCGGCGCCTCCCGGGGCATCGGAGAGGCGGTGGCCCGCACCCTGGGCGGCGAGGGAGCCACGGTGTTCGTCCACTTCAAGCAGCGGGAGGAGGACGCCCGCCAGGTGGCCGAGGCCATCGCCCGGGACGGGGGGCGCGGCATCCCGGTCCAGGCGGACCTGGAGGACCCCCAGGCGGTGGCGGCCATGATGGACCGCATCCGGGAGGAGGCCGGGGTCCTTGACATCCTGGTGGCCAATGCCGCCGCCACCGCCTTCAAGCCCCTGCTGGCCGTGGGGCCGCACAACATCCAGCGGACCTTTGCCATCACCATCCAGGCCTTCATCCAGATGGTCCAGGCGGCGGTCCCCCTCATGCAGGGGCGGGCGGGGAAGATCGTCGCCGTGTCGGGATACGACAGCATCCGGTTCATCCCCGGCCACGGCATCCTGGGGGCGGCCAAGGCGGCCATGGAATCTTTGGTCCGCTACCTGGCTGTGGAACTGGCCCCCCTGGGCATCAACGTGAACGCCGTCTGTCCCGGGCCGGTGGAGACCGACTCCGCCCGCTTTTACGCGGGGGACCGTTGGCACGAGGTGGCGGCCCGGCTGGTGGCCGCCACCCCGCGCAAGCGGGTGGCCACCCCCGAGGACGTGGCCCGCATCATCCGGTTCCTCTGCACCGACGACGCGGGCTGGCTCTGCGGCCAGACCCTGGTGTGCGACGGCGGCCTGACGCTGGACGGGGGCGCCACGCTGTTCGGCATGGCATGA
- a CDS encoding acyl-CoA carboxylase subunit beta codes for MSGGGHEAVEREARILQELERIKRGGPERGHEKQREAGKLFVRDRLRLFFDDGEPYTEFGEFARAGDPELPADGVVTGTGRIGGRLVFFAANDYTVKAGSIGRYHGEKLIRTQEAAMRARRPILYLVDSSGARIDEAGGYHVDRYSGGRLFYYHSIMSGVVPQIGVLYGSCFAGTAYTPVFCDFVIMMAGSAMAIASPRMVQMVTGEKVSPEELGGARMHATVSGSADFVARSEEEAADLVKRLLSYLPDNCDERPPRGEPRPPARDPAEIDAIIPQDPNQPYDVRRLIEAIVDEGSFLEVKAAYAGELVTGFARIDGRVVGIVANQPAVRGGAIFPESSDKGAEFVWICDAYNIPLLYLCDTPGFMAGSAVERAGILRRGRKFIFATSSATVPKVCVVVRKAYGAGIYAMAGPAYNPDVTLALPSAEIAVMGPEAAINAVYFNRLQAIPDPAERARVVAALRAEYRKGYEITRLAAEMVVDDLIPPRDLRREVSRYFKQFENREVQLPRRKHATILS; via the coding sequence ATGAGCGGAGGAGGTCACGAGGCGGTGGAACGGGAGGCCCGCATCCTTCAGGAGCTCGAACGCATCAAGCGCGGGGGTCCCGAGCGGGGCCACGAGAAGCAGCGGGAAGCGGGCAAGCTCTTCGTCCGCGACCGGCTGCGCCTGTTCTTCGACGACGGCGAGCCCTATACCGAGTTCGGCGAGTTCGCCAGGGCCGGCGATCCCGAGCTGCCGGCCGACGGGGTTGTGACCGGCACCGGGCGGATCGGCGGGCGGCTTGTGTTTTTCGCCGCCAACGATTACACGGTGAAGGCCGGCTCCATCGGCCGCTACCACGGCGAAAAGCTCATCCGCACCCAGGAGGCCGCCATGCGGGCGCGGCGGCCCATCCTCTACCTGGTCGACTCCTCGGGGGCGCGGATCGACGAGGCGGGCGGCTACCACGTGGACCGCTACAGCGGCGGCCGGCTGTTCTACTACCACAGCATCATGTCCGGTGTCGTGCCCCAGATCGGGGTGCTGTACGGGTCGTGCTTCGCCGGTACCGCCTACACCCCAGTGTTCTGCGACTTCGTCATCATGATGGCCGGCTCGGCCATGGCCATTGCGTCCCCCCGCATGGTGCAGATGGTGACGGGGGAGAAGGTATCGCCGGAAGAACTGGGCGGCGCCCGCATGCACGCCACGGTCAGCGGCTCGGCAGACTTCGTTGCCCGGTCGGAAGAAGAGGCTGCGGATCTGGTCAAGCGGCTGCTCTCCTACCTGCCCGACAACTGCGACGAGCGCCCGCCCCGGGGCGAACCGCGGCCGCCGGCCCGGGATCCTGCGGAGATCGACGCCATCATCCCCCAGGATCCCAACCAGCCCTACGATGTGCGGCGCTTGATCGAAGCCATCGTGGATGAAGGAAGCTTTCTCGAGGTCAAGGCGGCCTACGCCGGCGAGCTGGTGACGGGATTCGCCCGCATCGACGGCCGGGTGGTGGGCATCGTGGCCAACCAGCCGGCGGTGCGAGGTGGGGCCATCTTCCCCGAGTCGTCGGACAAGGGAGCCGAGTTCGTCTGGATCTGCGACGCCTATAACATCCCGCTGCTCTACCTGTGCGACACGCCGGGGTTCATGGCCGGGTCGGCGGTGGAACGGGCGGGGATCCTGCGGCGCGGGCGCAAGTTCATCTTCGCCACCTCGTCGGCCACGGTGCCCAAGGTCTGCGTGGTGGTGCGGAAGGCCTACGGAGCGGGGATCTACGCCATGGCCGGGCCTGCATACAATCCCGACGTGACCCTGGCCCTGCCCTCGGCCGAGATCGCCGTCATGGGCCCGGAAGCGGCCATCAATGCGGTCTACTTCAACCGGCTGCAGGCCATCCCCGACCCCGCCGAGCGGGCCCGGGTGGTGGCCGCCCTGCGGGCGGAGTACCGCAAGGGCTACGAGATCACCAGGCTGGCGGCGGAGATGGTGGTCGACGACCTGATCCCGCCGCGGGACCTGCGCCGGGAGGTGAGCCGGTACTTCAAGCAATTCGAGAACCGGGAGGTGCAGTTGCCCAGGCGCAAGCACGCCACCATCCTGAGTTGA